A window of the Calditrichota bacterium genome harbors these coding sequences:
- a CDS encoding M48 family metallopeptidase has translation KDRPEPKHLSNGDSVLYRGKVLKIRTLAVSDTSARVRLREPFFDVHLPKMTDPSLNHILEAWFRRQAKALISLEARRLAREFHIAVGRISIRDQKTRWASCSSRGNLNFNWRLLMAPPEVLRYVIIHELTHREQMNHSRKFWSLVAKRCPDYKNHQKWLKENSAKLREV, from the coding sequence TGAAGGATCGGCCCGAACCCAAACATCTTTCAAACGGTGATTCCGTTCTTTACCGGGGAAAGGTTCTGAAAATTCGGACGCTGGCTGTTTCGGACACCTCTGCGAGGGTCCGGCTGCGTGAGCCATTCTTTGATGTGCATCTTCCGAAAATGACGGATCCTTCGTTGAATCACATTCTCGAAGCCTGGTTCCGCCGGCAGGCGAAAGCCCTGATCAGCCTCGAGGCGCGGCGTTTGGCCCGGGAATTTCACATAGCTGTCGGGCGGATCTCCATTCGCGATCAAAAAACACGCTGGGCAAGCTGTTCCTCCAGAGGAAATCTCAATTTCAACTGGCGGCTTTTGATGGCCCCGCCCGAGGTTCTGCGGTATGTTATCATTCACGAACTGACGCACCGGGAGCAGATGAATCACTCCCGGAAATTCTGGTCGCTGGTGGCCAAACGATGCCCCGACTACAAAAATCACCAAAAATGGCTAAAAGAAAATAGTGCAAAACTCAGGGAAGTTTAA
- a CDS encoding N-acetylmuramoyl-L-alanine amidase, translating to MNKLTALLTALVLLGAGCAATNQNGVHLKGVKIHSRAEWGSLPISEGYTPHTLHRITLHHGGVVFRGDVPMPEYLRHLQFWSRRERPWPDIPYHFLIDLDGEIWEGRPLQYAGDTNTRYDPTGHALIVLLGNYEVQKVSPKQLEAMVSLMAALCRAYKISPDSIKGHKDYAPGTLCPGKNLYAYLQDGTLVREVKKRLENSP from the coding sequence TTGAATAAATTAACCGCCTTGCTCACGGCGCTGGTTTTACTTGGTGCCGGTTGTGCAGCCACAAACCAAAATGGAGTCCATTTGAAAGGCGTGAAAATTCACAGTCGGGCGGAGTGGGGATCTCTTCCGATTTCGGAAGGGTACACACCCCACACGCTTCACCGGATTACCCTGCATCACGGTGGCGTTGTTTTTAGGGGAGATGTGCCCATGCCGGAGTATCTGAGGCATCTGCAATTCTGGAGCCGTCGGGAGCGCCCCTGGCCCGATATTCCGTACCATTTTCTCATTGATCTGGACGGCGAAATCTGGGAGGGCCGGCCGCTGCAGTATGCGGGGGACACAAATACCCGCTACGATCCCACCGGACATGCGCTCATCGTGCTGCTCGGAAATTACGAGGTGCAGAAAGTCTCGCCCAAACAGCTTGAGGCGATGGTTTCACTCATGGCGGCTCTGTGCCGGGCCTACAAAATAAGTCCCGACAGCATTAAGGGACACAAGGATTACGCTCCCGGTACGCTTTGTCCCGGCAAGAATCTTTACGCCTATTTACAGGATGGAACACTTGTCCGGGAGGTCAAGAAGCGGCTGGAAAACTCCCCGTGA